TCCAAGCACTACCCGAGGATCCATAACTTAAATTTTGTGAGGCTAGTAGCATCTTTTTGGATGATTTCAATCGTTATTCCTCCATTATCATTAAAATAATAAATTAAATGTTGGAATGATTATTCCAACTAATTATGTTATTATTAGCGTAATTAAATACTACAATTTTAACAAGTACTGTGTTTTTTAGTATATACTATCAAAAATCATTGTATTGTGTGTTTCCAAGCTTTACAGTTCATACTACATACATTTGGAGGGGAAGATATGAAGAAAACAATGAAGTATTCGCCTGATTGCGCACTATCCAAAGTACAAAAAGTGATTGGGGGAAAGTGGAAATTAATTCTCCTATGGTATATTTCCGAACAACCAAGAAGATTTGGAGAGATGCATCGAAGTTTCCCGGATATGACACAATCCATGTTAACAAAGCAACTCAGAGAGTTAGAAAATGATGGACTATTACATCGTGAAATTTATAAAGAGGTTCCACCTCGTGTAGAGTACTCTTTAACGGATCTGGGGCAGCAGTTTGTACCGATCCTTCAAAATATGTACGCTTGGGGAGAGCGCCATTTAGAAGAATAGCTTGTGTTCAGCTCCCGGTTTCTTAAAAGGCTATTTTGATAAAGTCTTTATTTCAGGATTTGCATACAATAAAGAAGGGGAAGGGCTGCTGAGAGATAAACGCGTTTTCTCTCTATTTACCTTTGGTGCACTCGACCCATATCTTGATTTAACTAATCAGTAAAAGGTACTTGAAATGCTTTGGGATAACATTTTCGGAATGGTAAGCTTTGTAGATGGTGCCTTGAAATATTTTACTCAAGTTCCTTCTACTACAGATGAAAGATGAAAAAAATATTTAGACGAAGCTGAGGAGTTCGTTAATCAGATTTTCGACACTAAATTAGGAGAAATTGGTTCAACTGGAAACCTCCGATTACTAACGAAATTGGCATCAGGAGGGTATCTGAACGGGAAAATTGATATTAAGTAAGCTCCCTAACTATTTTGCTGAATTAGTTTACTTCAAAAGTATTCTTGGTTAAACAGAAGAATCAGGTGATGAATGCTTTCACCTTTATTTGCAAATATCAGTAACAACTCAATAACAAAGGAGTTTGTGAAAAAAGTTCTATACCCGTTAAAACAGCCGACTAGTGACCGGCTGTTTTTTCATTTCATAAGATTTAAAGGCGAGAATCGCTTTCATGATATTATCTTTCCCCTGAAACTCTTTCGAGCGGATACAACAAGGTGGTGTGTAACAATCTATTACGTACAGTTTTTATGACAGGGCTTTCCACAATTAATATCTACGTACTTGCCTGTTCGTAAGTAGTATTAATTATAGTCATATTTTAAATCTTTATTAAACTAACCTGCTCGTTAGTACCTTAATTCGCATATATGAATATTGTATATTTATTCATAATCATTCAGAAATAATTCATACCTTATAGCAAATATTACACCAGCACCCAGAAGAGCTTGTTTCAGTACATTACTTTGCAAAATCACCAAAGCTATTATTGCGTAGTATCGGGTCTACTACGAAATAAGTGTTACTCCACAATATGGCCTTTATCTACAGTATATAAAGAAGTAGTATTTAACGTATTTAAAGTTAAGTATTGCTTCTTTTTTGTTTCTTTAAAATCAACTTATCTACAGTGGGAAAATATAGTATTCATAGTTTTTATAGAAAGAGTTTCATAAATGTATCACTATCTAATCTGGAGGTGATGTTTATGAAAGTTCAAGAGTTTCAAATTGATAATAAAAAACGATATGTACTCATTGATGAAAATAACAAACCTGTGGTTCCTGTTGTCAAATACCTTAAGTATCTAGACAACATAGGTAAAGCGGAAAATACGTTAAAAGCATATTGTCGTCATTTGAAGTTATACTTTCAATTTTTAAGCGAAAAAGAAATAGGATACCAAGAGGTTGACTTAAATTTATTATCGGAGTTTATATCTTGGCTAAGAAGTCCTTATCAATCTACTAAAGTAGTTCATCTTGAGAAAACTCAAGCAAAGAGATCAGAACGAACAGTGAATACTATATTAACATGTGTCCAAGGTTTCTATGATTATTTGATTAGGATTGAGGATTATGAAAAGGACCTATCCGAAAAAACAAAGAAGCAAGTTACTGGTCAGTACCGATCATTCAAACCCTTTTTACATCATATATCAAAGGGTAAACCATTTGAAAAAAGCATATTGAAAATAAAAGAACCTCGAAGGGGAATTTTAACACTCACAAAAACTCAGGTGCAAACTGTTCACGATGCGTGTAGTAACATTCGCGATGCTTTATTGATTAGGATTTTATATGAGGGTGGTCTTAGAATTGGAGAAGCCTTATCTTTATGGATTGAGGATTTTGATATTGGTTCCACTACCATTCAGGTTCGGAAATCAAAAACTGTAAATGGTGAAGGACGAAAGGTGTATGTATCTGCCGATACTATGAATGTATTTCAAGATTATCTTATTGATCTTCACGATGTAGATACAAATTTTGTTTTTATCAATTTATCAGGACCTAATAAGGGTAAACCGTTAAATTATCGAGCAGCTTTCGATGTGATTGAGCGTATAAGGAAGAAAACTGAGATTGATGTTACTCCACATATGTTAAGACACACCTATGCAACTGAACTTCATGAAAAAGGAGTAGAAGCTTCGATTATTCAGAAGTTGTTAGGTCACGCACAAGTTCAAACTACAATACAAACTTATATGCATTCTTCGGATGAAACAATTCGGAAAGAGTGGCAGAAAGCACAGGATAATATGAAGGGTGATCAATTAAAATGAAATTATATAAATTTACTAATTCGACCAAATCTCCACGATATGAGCAACTAGTACAAGAACTAAATGGATATTGGAAAAATGATCTATGGAATGCCATCGATTGCCCTTTCTACACTAAAGACACTAATTTAGGAAAACAAAGGCTTAAATTCGACGAGACTTTAAGTTCAGGAATAAACCATGAATTGAAATATTATTTCTTTAGACAGTTGACTGATTCGATTTTAAAAATGACAACAATATGGAGCAGTGCTAGTGCAATCAATAAATTACAAACTTTTATTTTAAGGTTTTATCCAAATATTTTTTCTTTTATAGAAATTCCTCATGAGAAGTTTTCAATTCACTATAAGACTTATCTTTTAGAACTTGGTATAAGCAATTTAACTATTAAAGGATACCTCCAATTATATAATCGGATTAGTTCTTTTTACTTTGAATGGTATGACGAACGTATCGAAACAGAAAAAGATATTTGGGATGTTAGAAAACTAGGTATTGACTACAACAATAGTAAAT
This genomic stretch from Metabacillus sp. B2-18 harbors:
- a CDS encoding winged helix-turn-helix transcriptional regulator, yielding MKKTMKYSPDCALSKVQKVIGGKWKLILLWYISEQPRRFGEMHRSFPDMTQSMLTKQLRELENDGLLHREIYKEVPPRVEYSLTDLGQQFVPILQNMYAWGERHLEE
- a CDS encoding NAD(P)H-dependent oxidoreductase; translated protein: MCSAPGFLKGYFDKVFISGFAYNKEGEGLLRDKRVFSLFTFGALDPYLDLTNQ
- a CDS encoding tyrosine-type recombinase/integrase: MKVQEFQIDNKKRYVLIDENNKPVVPVVKYLKYLDNIGKAENTLKAYCRHLKLYFQFLSEKEIGYQEVDLNLLSEFISWLRSPYQSTKVVHLEKTQAKRSERTVNTILTCVQGFYDYLIRIEDYEKDLSEKTKKQVTGQYRSFKPFLHHISKGKPFEKSILKIKEPRRGILTLTKTQVQTVHDACSNIRDALLIRILYEGGLRIGEALSLWIEDFDIGSTTIQVRKSKTVNGEGRKVYVSADTMNVFQDYLIDLHDVDTNFVFINLSGPNKGKPLNYRAAFDVIERIRKKTEIDVTPHMLRHTYATELHEKGVEASIIQKLLGHAQVQTTIQTYMHSSDETIRKEWQKAQDNMKGDQLK